The genomic stretch ACTGTTATATAGACATAGTGATTTTGCTCACAAACCTTTAATGCAAGGAGAAAACATCCTGAATGGGGTTGTAGTCCTCCATGAAACTGTTCATGAATTGCATAGAAAGAAGTTGAATGTAGTGATTTTaaagattgactttgaaaaagcctatgataaggtAAGGTTAAGTGATATTTCTTGCAACAAACTCTCAGAATGAAAGGTTTCTTTGATGAGTGGCGTGCGTTGATCAATAATTTTGTCTCGGGAGGGAGTGTTGCCATTAAATTTAATGATGATATGGCCAAATACTTTCAAACCAATAAGGGACTAAGATATGGAGATCCATTATCGCcagtgctatttaatatagtggtgGATATGTTAGCTGTTATGATTGAATGCGCAAAGTTAGAGGGCTAGATTGAAGGggttattcctcatcttgttgatggaggattgtccattcttcaatatgccgacgatacaattctttttaCGGATCATGACATCGAAAAGGCTCGAAATCTAAAGTTAATTCTTTCAGTATTTGAGCAGCTATCGGGtctaaaaattaatttccataaaagtgagttgtTTTATTTTGGTGAGGCCCAAGCAGGCCTGGCTCTAGGTTTTCATAAGCCCCAGGGCGAACTCCATGAATGGGCCCCGAAGGAAAAAATCGAATCCATATAACAATGGATAAAATCATTGTAAATTCATAACACAGATAATATATTGATATTTATGACAATAGAATTTCCATCTGATTTTTTAAGAGGAAAGTAGAGATATTATTCAATATGTAGTATTTTGATCTGATAATTACCTCGTGATCACTATTCCCCATTCTTTTCCCTAGGCCGCATCAAAGGaagcctttttttcttttggttgAGCAGGAAAGGAAGCTCTTCCACCTCTAGTTGGGTTATCAGGGGCAGGGCCATGTGCCTTGTTTCTAGAGAATATGCAGGGTCTTAGTGCGGTTGTGCCTTTGCACGCGGGTTGCAAATGTGAGAATACGAAGCGATCGAACGAAGCATCGAGCAGGCTCCGTGCGGCCGTGTCTTCTTGTGGAATACATGGACGGATGGACCTGTACGAAGGCCCTTTTTTTCTTTACCTCTATTCTGCATCATATCGGGCTTTTATTTCTTGTAGTAGTACATGTATTTATGTACTCAGAATGGGCCCCTAATTTGGCCGGCCCCTAGGCCGTGGCCCTTCTTGTCCTGGGCCACAGTCAGCCCTAGGCCCAAGACCATGTTGCAGAATATGCTGAGCTTTTCAGctgcgggcaaggccaatttctgaTTATGTACTTGGGTATTTCGATTCAGTATCAGAGACTAACCAATGCGGAATGCAAAATAGTTGAGGAAAGACTGCAGATTAGATTAAACAGTTGGAAAGAAAAAATACTATCCTTgggaggaagattagttctcaaaATGTGGTACTAAGTAATATGATACTATATATGATATCTTTTTTCCAACTTTCTAGAGGACTCTTAAaacgattggattatttccgatctagattgttctggcaaggagatagtgagaaacGTAAATATCGATTAGCTAAGTGGAGTGTGCTTTGCCATCTCAAAGACCATGGAGGACTTGGCATCTAAGATCTCCAGGTCAAGAATAGGGTCCTACTTGGTAAATGGCTTAGAGCTACTTAACGAGGAGGAAGTATGGCAAACACTCTACAAGAGAAAGTATATTATCTCAAAGGCTTTATCTTAGGTtctttggaaaccaggagattcacatttttTGGCAGGTCTTATGGATACAAAGAATTATTTCTTTTcatatggatctttctctattaaggatgggTTGGGAATTCATTTCTAGGAGGATAAATGGCTAGATAATGTCACGCCCCGAGAACAATATCCGACATTGTACAATATAGTGTGCCACAAAAATGATactatcgctaaggtgttggaaactttcccaccgaatgtgacgttcagaagaagtctcatcggACCTAGACAAGTCTCCTGGCATGAATTGTTACAGCGTCTCGAGTTAGTTCAATTGACGCAGGGGTCTGATGTGTTTCGATGGAATCTCACCGAGAATGATTCATTCTCAGTAActtccatgtacaatgctttAATTCAGCCTGACATTCCGGTCGATAATAATtctaaaatttggaagatgaagataccgcttaAAACGAAAGTGTTTGCATGGTACCTTCGTCGTGGGGCCATtctcactaaagataatcttgccaaacgtAACTGGCATGaaagtaaaaagtgtgtcttctATCATCATGACGAGACTATTAAGCACTTATTATTTCAATGTaagtttgctaggtctatatggttagCTATtcaaatagggtctaccttatacccaccatgtAGTGTTACCAATATATTAtagtttttcaaatttgaactttttcgaatttgaacaaaaaagaaccgaaaagaaaaaagaaaaacaaacaaacaaacaaaaacgaAAAAGCAGAAACGGAAAAATAAAAAAGCgaaaaatgggccaggcccatacccgaccaggggtgtgcggtgcctggttggcaccgacctggtcggtgtataggaatccCGACCCCATCCGCGTCGCCGTCTTCCTCCGGCGAAAGGAAAGCAGATAAGACAGCGTCTCACATCGCCCAGCAAaaccctcctcctcttctgctaGAACCTTCCCCGCCCCATCCTCCCCTATGGCTccctccctcctcgccgccgccgcctcgcccttcCTCCTCCACGGCGCTGCCGGGAGCAGAAGCGGCAGCAGCCTCGgaacggtcgccgccgccgtcccgggccgccgcgccgcctccgctcTCCGTGTGCGGGCCTCCATCAAGTGCGACCCTTCCAAGGTGACTGCCCCGCCCTCCCGCTGCCGACGGAGACGCGTCTGTTCAGATAATTTTTCACCATGGTTTATGGAGGGTAGGGTTAGTAGTTCAGAGGTCTGACTCTCCCGTGCTCGTGCTGGTTTTTTCGTTTGCCAGGTGGCGCCACAGTCCGACAGAGTGCTCGTCCGCCTCGAGCAGATCCCAGAGGTATCTCCGCTCAGAGCCAGTGTCTTTTGTTTGCTAATATTGCTTTGTCTTTTGGTTGATGCTGTTTATTTTCCCAGTTCCCACTAGGAATGCTTGTAGTACTAGATTTCTAGTCCAGCGGATCCCTCTAAGTATACACTGCATACTGTTGAACCAATGGTACCGAGATTGTAAAGGAAGGTTCTGCCAAGTGTTAATGTCTTGAGAACTGAAGTACTGAAACGCTAAATTTGGACTTCAATgaccatattattttctgtgtctGTACCTATATATGCCCTACATATTTTTCTTGTTGCCCCACTTCTGAACTTGTTTCAGTTCAGCTAAAGCTGGACCTTGAATTGTATATCGAGGTAGCTTATTAAAAATCTATACAACCTTGTGGTGCTATGAAGAGTAGAACTTAAAACCCAGACAGAACACATTGTCGAGTGGGGATTTAAAATGAGTCCACAGAGAGCTCGTGGTAGTTAATTCTgtcttgtcaaaaaaaaaaaaaaaaatcatggataTAGAGGATATGACTGCGTGATTCCCTTGGGATAGGAAGACATGATAATCTAATGTTTTTGAATGCCTGTCCTTACTAGTGGTTAGTTTGACATGCAGCGGATTCCATTTCTTTGATAATACCACTAGTAAACTGTCACTGTTGTTCTTGTGATATAATGTAATTGATATTCTGATGCTATTACTAAAGTTTCCAGGAGATCATTTTCTCTGTATATGGTTGATATTTCCGACGTAACTGTCTGAACTTGCAGAAATCTGCTGGAGGAGTCCTGCTACCAAAATCTGCTGTTAAGTTCGAGAGATATTTGATGGGAGAGGTTAGTTCTGATCACTATAAGCATCTACCACAGTAACTTTATCAGGCTTTAGTCTCACAATCTTTCATTCTTTGTGCCAGATTTTGTCGGTTGGTGCTGACGTTTCTGAAGTTGAAGCTGGAAAGAAGGTGAGCAATTTATTTGTTCTTTTCTGATGGACctccttttgatgcatgcccaagcTTTTCATTAACAAAAGAGCACCTGATGCTTGCATGTCAAGCGAGTGTGTACTTTAAAGTACTATTCTGTGTGTTCACACATTATTTCTTGTGCTCTTCTTTTATCTGTATAATCCTCCTGAAGCACTGCTTATTTTGGATTCCAGATAGATTTTAATTAAAACTCTGACTTAGGACGTTAGAGTTCTGTATAAGTTTTTGGTTGCATGGGACACACTTCATCCACAAGAATATTCACTCCGTGTCTAGATACTGCCCTTTTGGAAGCTAATTATTTTCCACCTTTAGTGACCAAATTCAATGTAGGTAAATCTGTAAGTATGGCTTAATATCTGAAAAATGCCCTTGTGCTAACCTGCAATGTGTGACCACCACCCATGGTAGGAGTACAATATATTTCTGTTAAGACACCTTATAACATGAAAAATAGCTGCCTGAATTCCTTTATGCTCAAGGCTAGCTGAAAATGGCCTCCATATACCATTCAGATGACATATATTTTATGCGTAAGTCTAGTTCTCTCTTATTTGTTTAGTGGTGGTGCATAAATAttgttgtagtaacaactagcatGGTCAAGGTTTTGCTGTGTCATAGTGCAAGATGTGTTGTGCGTTTGCTGGAAAGAAACCAGCCTGTATTGTCATACTAACCGCCTTAAATACTGCTGCATTTGTTCAAATGTCTATCTTTTTTGAACAATTTAATGTTATACTAACTCTAATTTGTAGATATACTGTCCCTACAAAAAAGTTCCGCTATCTGCTTACATGATATTTACATGGTCTTCTGCATAAATCTAATCCACCTTTGCTTGTCTCTTGAAATCTCTACCTGTTAGTTCCTTATCTATTTCATGTTCTTGTTGCAATGCATCAACAAATAACTTGCTATTTTCTTCTATTCAAGTCATCCCATTTATATCCTTCTATAAAATCTAGCATCTGGGATTTTCTAACCTTGTTCTACGGGACTGTTGCAGGTTCTCTTCTCAGACATAAATGCTTACGAGGTAAACTAGTGGCTCTTCTGTAACTGAAATGTGTTTTGTGGATTTTGCGATGGTGACAATGCCTCCTGGTTGCTGATCTGTGACTGTTCATGGTGTTGATGCATTCCTTCAGGTTGACCTGGGCACAGAAGAGAAGCACTGCTTCTGCCGAGAGTCGGATCTCTTGGCCGTCGTCGCATGAGCCTACTCTTAAATTTTAGAGTCATGCGCATATGCTCCAAATTCCTTTGTCTCAGCCGCGCAAGCTATTTGCTAGCTCCAAGTTTGTTGTCTATCTTTTGATGATCATATGTTGAGCGACTTATCAGGTTTAGTTACAGATGTTCCTTTTCTTGCCATAAGGGCATGTTGATTAAATATTCACACCCTGGTGCCTCTTCTTCTCTAGTAGAAAGGCACATTGGAAATCGGACTTGGATTCGTATATCTGGGATGTGAATGGTTGGTTGGTGAGACGATATGCATTGTTGCTTTATTTTGCCATGAGAGCCCATGGCGTGGCTGCATCTGAACCCTTCTAGCTAGCTAGCTTAACGTGTAAATTTGCTTATGGTTCCTTGACTTGTGTAGCTATAGGTAGCCAACTCAGGAGGTTGAGAGGCATCGTCTGCACATGACCGAGTGCAGTACAGATGTGCTCTCGATCTGGTCCACGCAATGACTGAATGTTTGGTTGCTTCAGTCATTGGCTAGCTCCAGGCATAAAGATCAAATATTGCAAGTCAAATCACGCTAGCTAGCCACAGAAGACTAGAGAGCTGAGCGCCTTTTCTTGTTCGTTCTTTGTATTACGCTAGTGGAGACAAGCCTTGTACTAGAAAGCACCGGCCGAAAGCATGGCATCAGGCAGAACTCGAGTGAGCAATACTTGCTGAAAGAAAATCACCAGTTGGGATCCACGAATTTATGCCAACCCGGTCGACTTTTACAGAGAACTAATCGCTTACCGCCTTACCCCAGGAGCCATAAAGAAAAACTAGTTTCCTACAGCCAACTAAGCATCCTATGGAGGTTTGTTTTGTGACCTGAGTATCTTGAACTTCACAAGACGAAACGATCGAGCCTCTTAACTCACTCCAACACTTAGCTGCTACTGATAGGCAGGCTGCCTAGCTTCTTTGGGGTGCACATAATGTAAGGCTTTACAGCATGGGGAGGGCAAGTTTGTGTTGAATCCAGGCACATGGGCAGCCAACGGAGCCACCGGTTTACCACATGTTCTAAGTTTACTCATGAACCCCCGGCGCGCGGAAATCCATTGGCGCATGTAACCATTTGACCTTGACGGAATAGTTTAATTAAGTACACTCAACTTGTTCCATTTAATCATCAAACTGAGCTAGCCCTTGAGTTAAAGCCTGGAGATTTCGGAGGAACTAGGCATGCACATGTTTTGGGTTGATTTGATGAACTGGCTACCGATCTAGCGGGGGAATAATGATGAGAGCGCACGGGAGTTATCAATCATGTATTCCTTCATTTGCGGATCTTGAGTGTACACCGGTCAAATTGTTAGCTGATTATGTAGTATTTAGCTACCTCGTAGTTGAATTGGTTTCAAACCAATGAGGCAGGTGAGCAAAAGGTGAAATATAATTTTATTGCTGGGTTAATTAAGAAGCATGAGTAACATAATGTGGAGAAACTGGTCAATCGGGGGCATGACATATGCGTATCCGGCAAAGATCAAGCTAATATGGACAAAGGAGGGTTGGGCATAATTAATTTTCAGCATCAGAATGAAGCAATATTGATCAAGCATTTGACAAGTTCTATaacaagaaggatgtgccctggtGAAGTTAATTTGGATATCTATTATGAGAATGGTATTCCTCATGGTAGAAATCTCCGTGGATCATATTGGtggagagatttttttttttttgacaattggCACTTTATTAAACCGTAAGTTAACATCAAGCTGATGCAATTCATAAGAACTCACACGCGGCCTCTGCATAGGTAGGATGCACACGGCcatatttttttttagataaagagaatatattaatattaaaagataccaattacatccagcctctgcaacaacgcctcaccctaatggcaatacagacgcacacagccaaaaaaatcaagaaaactaagaaataaaagcccCCCTACAGCATTCCAGACCTAGCAACagaaatacaaccaccaccgtgacaacacctgaaatacagactctccaaagcggcgcctccaagaagggaacagtgaccAGCACCATCgttgcccgaccaaaggtcttaggttttcaccctgaagatagtccccactctcaaaacaatgcttccaacaaggccattgccaggcacaacctgttaagaccagaccttgggttttcatcctgagatgtaagactctgaacttcacttgtgctaccgcccccacatgcataccactgctgcggagcccggagcgccaagaaaatccctcagcatcacggcgactcgaacctccttgagccagtccaccaatccggccttcacgatattccttcttctgtctTCACCATGGACAAacaagtcacctgatgtcaacacagaatagagcttcgcgccgctccctccggaaccaaacggtcggataaaaacatgggtgcgcgcgaccgaataccacccaattcagcaaactccaggcaaaagatgcactgttccattcgctggtggagctttccggaactcatctctctagccagatcaaggcaaactgacctccagtagatcttcatcttcgcttgcgagaaacccgaggactgtcaccaaaaacaaagcaagaccaacagcccccacgccgccagttcCTCCTACCGGATCACCATGGAAGAGGAtggcggcgcggatcatgcgtaccaccacCGAACCATCACcaggggcggaggccgccaccgctccaccgaatcctccatggctaccaacggagagcatcaggccccggccaagtagccgtgccgc from Lolium rigidum isolate FL_2022 chromosome 4, APGP_CSIRO_Lrig_0.1, whole genome shotgun sequence encodes the following:
- the LOC124706297 gene encoding 10 kDa chaperonin 1, chloroplastic-like produces the protein MAPSLLAAAASPFLLHGAAGSRSGSSLGTVAAAVPGRRAASALRVRASIKCDPSKVAPQSDRVLVRLEQIPEKSAGGVLLPKSAVKFERYLMGEILSVGADVSEVEAGKKVLFSDINAYEVDLGTEEKHCFCRESDLLAVVA